The Glycine soja cultivar W05 chromosome 6, ASM419377v2, whole genome shotgun sequence genome has a window encoding:
- the LOC114415992 gene encoding probable WRKY transcription factor 40, with translation MAQKPSQIFFKTHPKDNSLMVKDGYQWKKYGQKKVTKDNPSPRAYFECSLAPSCSNLKKVQRSIQDKSILVATYEGKHNHGVFHDLLKPSSSIPETSIMINNLPITNMPNDKDTLNIDLALCNSDQTDIRLCDDVKQQNHRGSKSKIEEYVTPLVKDPDFIMPLAEAVAHSLKSQTYKQVGLNLNLGLPEPHL, from the exons ATGGCACAAAAGCCATCACAAATCTTTTTTAAAACCCATCCCAAGGACAATAGTTTG ATGGTAAAAGATGGTTATCAGTGGAAGAAGTATGGACAGAAGAAGGTTACCAAAGACAATCCTTCGCCTAGAGCTTATTTCGAGTGCTCCCTGGCTCCTAGCtgctcaaatttgaaaaag GTGCAAAGAAGCATACAGGATAAGTCTATCCTTGTTGCAACTTATGAAGGAAAGCACAACCATGGTGTTTTTCATGATTTACTCAAGCCATCATCTTCTATACCCGAAACCTcaataatgattaataatttaccTATAACAAACATGCCTAACGACAAAGATACGTTGAACATTGACCTTGCTCTATGTAATTCGGATCAAACAGATATAAGACTTTGTGATGATGTTAAGCAACAGAACCACCGTGGCAGCAAAAGCAAAATTGAAGAATATGTAACTCCTCTAGTTAAAGATCCTGACTTCATCATGCCATTAGCTGAAGCAGTTGCCCACTCCCTCAAGAGCCAGACTTATAAGCAAGTGGGTCTTAACCTGAATTTGGGTCTTCCAGAACCTCATTTGTGA